The proteins below come from a single Streptomyces spongiicola genomic window:
- a CDS encoding ATP-binding protein, whose protein sequence is MALPHTTAAVPIARALVRTALADVDEGADCDTAELLTAELVANAVEHTDGSTPIELAVELLPEGCRVEVHDPDPSPPGDLAGQPPHRMPDPWQEHGRGLLLVRTLSTACGHRPTARGKAVWFRLPRAPAQA, encoded by the coding sequence ATCGCGCTGCCGCACACCACCGCTGCGGTGCCGATCGCTCGGGCCCTGGTGCGTACGGCACTGGCGGACGTGGACGAGGGGGCCGACTGCGACACGGCGGAACTGCTGACCGCGGAACTGGTCGCCAACGCCGTGGAGCACACCGACGGCTCCACCCCTATCGAGCTGGCGGTGGAGCTGCTGCCGGAGGGCTGCCGGGTGGAAGTGCACGACCCGGACCCGTCGCCACCGGGCGATCTGGCGGGGCAGCCTCCGCACCGGATGCCCGACCCCTGGCAGGAGCACGGCCGCGGGCTGCTGCTGGTGCGCACGCTGAGCACGGCGTGCGGGCATCGCCCCACCGCGCGGGGCAAGGCGGTCTGGTTCAGGCTTCCCCGGGCTCCCGCCCAGGCGTGA
- the argF gene encoding ornithine carbamoyltransferase, producing MATQLEGRHFLKELDFTAEEFRGLVDLAAELKAAKRAGAEVQRLRGKNIALIFEKTSTRTRCAFEVAAADQGASTTYLDPAASQLGHKESVKDTARVLGRMFDGIEYRGESQAAVEELAAYAGVPVFNGLTDDWHPTQMLADVLTMTEHTGKPPASTALAYLGDARFNMGNSYLVTGALLGMDVRIVAPRAYWPADDVVAAARRAARASGAAITLTDDVAQGVAGADFVATDVWVSMGEPKEVWDERIENLAPYSVTMDVLRATGNADVRFLHCLPAFHDLGTLIGRELHERHGLTALEVSDEVFESAHSVVFDQAENRMHTIKAVLVATIAGV from the coding sequence ATGGCGACACAACTCGAAGGCCGCCACTTCCTCAAGGAGCTCGACTTCACCGCCGAGGAGTTCCGCGGCCTGGTCGACCTGGCCGCGGAACTCAAGGCCGCCAAGCGAGCCGGCGCCGAGGTGCAGCGCCTGCGCGGCAAGAACATCGCCCTGATCTTCGAGAAGACCTCCACCCGGACCCGCTGTGCTTTCGAGGTCGCCGCCGCCGACCAGGGCGCGTCGACGACGTACCTCGACCCGGCCGCCTCCCAGCTGGGGCACAAGGAGTCGGTCAAGGACACCGCACGTGTGCTCGGGCGCATGTTCGACGGGATCGAGTACCGGGGCGAGAGTCAGGCGGCCGTCGAGGAACTCGCCGCGTACGCGGGAGTCCCGGTGTTCAACGGTCTCACCGACGACTGGCATCCCACCCAGATGCTCGCCGACGTCCTCACCATGACCGAGCACACCGGCAAGCCGCCCGCCTCGACCGCCCTGGCCTACCTCGGCGACGCCCGCTTCAACATGGGCAACTCCTATCTCGTCACCGGCGCGCTGCTCGGCATGGACGTACGGATCGTCGCCCCCAGGGCCTACTGGCCCGCCGACGACGTGGTCGCCGCGGCCCGCCGGGCCGCGCGGGCGAGCGGTGCGGCGATCACCCTCACCGACGACGTCGCCCAGGGCGTCGCGGGCGCGGACTTCGTCGCCACCGACGTCTGGGTCTCCATGGGTGAGCCGAAGGAGGTGTGGGACGAGCGCATCGAGAACCTCGCCCCCTACTCGGTGACCATGGACGTCCTGCGCGCCACCGGCAACGCGGACGTCAGGTTCCTGCACTGCCTGCCCGCCTTCCACGACCTCGGCACCCTCATCGGCCGCGAACTCCACGAGCGGCACGGGCTGACCGCGCTCGAGGTCAGCGACGAGGTCTTCGAGTCCGCTCACTCGGTCGTCTTCGACCAGGCGGAGAACCGTATGCACACCATCAAGGCCGTCCTCGTCGCGACCATCGCCGGGGTCTGA